The following nucleotide sequence is from Cucumis melo cultivar AY chromosome 1, USDA_Cmelo_AY_1.0, whole genome shotgun sequence.
tgtttggctaaaatctccaggcactacaagaaatctggcctttaatgtcggtttaaaaccgacattaaaggcctttaatgtcacttggcgaccgacatctttgcgagcgttattaaaggcctttaatgtcggttgggctttaatgtcggtttaaaagcgacattaaaggcatctttaatgtcgcttttaaaccgacattaaaggcctttaatgtcggttttcaaccgacatctttcatagtgttattgaagccttttaatgtcagttgggctttgatgtcggtttaaaaccgacattaaagaggccaacaatgtcggtttataaccgacattatagatccccaataatgtcagtttaaaaacgacattaaagccttgtttttggatccatttttacaaatttatttttatttaattgctgcattattttccattttttataaattgaCAGTCGATCcgtgtaaataaatattttttctcaggccaacaaatcaataaaattaatattatttagaaactttaatatttgtcttttacatttgcatacacaaaatgaaatcttatttAACAAAATACACATTCTACGTAATCTTATTTAACAAAAGCCTTGTTTTTGGACAACTTCTTGATTCACTTCACGCATTCTACGTAATCTGACCACCCTGCAAGCAAAATACACATTATCGGTAACTAAAATATCATCCAACAGACAAAAGGCTTTGAGCTTGCCAAAGAGTATTCAAGGGTAAAAAACTGAAAAACCAGAGTTCAGAAGCTAGAGAGTATTTAATGAAATGTGTTTatgattaaaattttcaagggttaaaaacaaaacaaaaatgtaaaaaatagaaaccaacttatttaacaaaaatataataaacttacCTTCTTTCCACCCTTCATAAAATCTCTCCAGCTTGAAACCTGATAATGACAATACAGTACCAGATTCTTTTGGGATTAGAAATATGGTGGGTTTGTTGTAACTTACCAATATTAAACTTTATGGAAAAATAAAAGGCAGCTGAAAGAGAAACGTACTAGGAAGAAAATATTAGAGAAAGGCAGAGAGAGAGACCGTTACGAATAGCTTTGTCTCGGAAAAACAGAAAGCCCTCTCCCTTGATTCTTCTCCTCCAGTCAGCAAGAAGATCTTTTCCAAAATTCCTTTTATCATACAAGCATTGTAACTGTGTtgtataaatttaatattaggAGACTCCAGGTTgccaattcaattttaatagGTAGAAATTCTCCCTAAAGGTAGATACAGAAAAGCAACACTAGAATATCATGTAAAAGATCTCAGTATCCAATCGATAACATAGCCTCAAAAATCTCAAGGCCATAGTTGAAAAACCAATGGAACATATCACAAAAGCAGACATCCTTAAAAAAGATATCAGACAACTAAATCCAGTAACTTAAATTGctaaaagaagatgaagaactaTACTCTCACACACGAAAATTGGTTGGTCACATACGAATATCAGCACAGTGATTCAAGTCCCCCTAAGAATTGTTTTCTTTTACTCAATATGAGATTATTCGATGTCAGATGAATGTGTCTTACTCATACAATACACAAGACAGTATAATTGTGTGTCACCATCAATGTTTAAATACTAACCTCGGCTTTTCTCTGCAACTTTGCTTCCCCTTCAGCATCAATGCTATCTAATTTCAACAGTTGTCTCATCAGCAGCTCCGTTGATACTACGAATTCTTTATCTTCAACATTTGTGCCACCATTAACAGCTACTTGCAAGGCAGCAACCTGTAGAGATAACAATATAATGAACATGCTCCCAAAATATAAACCAGCATTGAATCCCATTACAGAGCAAAATCAAGTATTTTGAAAAACTCCAAGGGAAACTTACCCTATCTGCAAGCTTATCAACCTCAGACCGAACATCAGCAATGGCTGCTGATGCCTTCGAAAGCTCACCACTTCTCTCGACCTCTTCTACCACCTTAACATCTTCCACGACCTTCCTCTGCTTGTTTGTCTTGTTCTCCAAGAGTAAAATCTTTGACAAATTCTTCACCCCTGCGGTATGCAAATGCTCATCATCATCCTTCTCCTTACCTCGAAATAGTAGTCTCTGCTCTTCAAGCTGCAAACCGGTTATTGCCACCAGATGCTTTTTCATATCGCCTGCAAAAGAAGTAACACACACAAAATCACCAACATGGGAACTAGTCCAAACTCCATTATAAGTACGCACGTCAGCATGTGCCAGATACCATGAATGGGGAAAGTTCATTTACCATCAATCCACATAAACAGAACGAAACAACAATGTCAAACAAAACAAGTTAGTTTCCAACTCCCCAATCCCAGTTCCAGACAAATGAAAGAAGACATTGAGAAAGTCAATATTCATACAAACAAACATATACAAACAAACATACAAACAAACCAAGAAGTAAGCGAGAATATTGTTCCTCAGAAATCTTTCTTCAATCTGCCTTCTTCCTCAGAAATCTATATGCAAGAAAAGCAATAAAGATTATGAACAATCCTTCCCAAATATTAGAATTCGAAAGAATCCAgaggaaaataaaattatctgAGCATCCTGCATACCCTCATCTGCATCTTTCTCCTCCTCCATTCTTGTTCTGTTAATATTTCTCGAACCTTCAATTTTAGCTCTTGCTTGAATTCTTCTGTACTCTCATACTGTTGCTCATATTTTCCCTGTGCCAAATCAACATGGCATTAACATCATGGGAACCAAAATCCAAAATTATAGCATATTGTGAAAGGCAAAGGAAGGAAATCAAAAAGCACcattaatttagaaaatattgtGTTTTACCCCTTGTAAAATAAGGGCGCCAAGCTAAATTAATCGAATGCAAACATGAGATTTAACACTAAGACCAAACGTCACCGTTACCAAAAGACAGATATCGCTTGATCACCGTTTTTCCACAGAAACGAAAAACTCAGATTgctccgccgccgccgccgccgccgtagTGGTGTTTCATGGCATCAATTTCATCTCCATCTTCCAACCCCAGCTGAGAATCACACCCAAATCAACCAACATGACCACACAAAAActgaaatcaaaataaatttaaattaaaaaaaaaaaaaaaaaaaagaaccccTTTTAGAAAAAGCTTGGAAAAACCTCTTCCGCGGTTTGGGTTCCAGCAATGGGATGGCCGTCCACGAGAAAAGCAATGGTACTGAACTCTAACTCTTGTCTTTTACAGTAAGAATACATGAGTTTGCTGAGTTCGGATTTCTTAGAAATCCTGAAATACACTTCGCTCCCATCCTAACAATGAAGTCAAGCACAACACAAACCCAATCAAACATTACATTTCCAGTTTGGTTTcaaggaataaaaaaaaaaaaaaaaaaaaaaaactgcaaAATGGAAGATGGAATCAGAACCTGGCCATTCACTTTGAGGTTGACGTACTCTGACTCGGGTTTGTGAGCACTTggatgagattgagaaagggGTTAGGGATGCGGACGACATTGTAAAATATTGTGAGCACTTGGTTTTACCCCTTGGTTTGTGAGCACTTCAGTTTTCCCATTAAAAAGAGGTTAGGGATGCGGACGACAAATAGATCCAAAGcaaaagaaacacaaacaaaCACATTACATATTCAAAAAGGGATGGAAGAAACTGACGACGATGACAGGGATGGAAGAATCTGATGTATGCTGGTGGTGGTGGCGGCAGCTGtcgaagaagagagggaagaaagtgatgagattgagaaaggtgaaagaaatttgagaaagatgattgagaagggtgaaagaaatttgagaaagatgaaaaatagtgtgtaggagggtttgagaaaagagtaaagtaagagagagaaagttgaatttttacaaatttaaaaaataaaaataaaataaaaatgggctttaatgtcagttcaaaaaaagcagggtgtttaatgtcggttttaaaccgacattaaagctctatctttaatgtcggtttaaaaccgacattaaacatccgccttttgaaaaacgacattaaagcccatttttcacttttttcacccgacattaaagactagatttcttctagtgaggtaagagattctcctactagaccttcgaactgaatttaagagaccgcatgtaattatgattatgc
It contains:
- the LOC127149871 gene encoding BAG family molecular chaperone regulator 4-like codes for the protein MNFPHSWYLAHADVRTYNGVWTSSHVGDFVCVTSFAGDMKKHLVAITGLQLEEQRLLFRGKEKDDDEHLHTAGVKNLSKILLLENKTNKQRKVVEDVKVVEEVERSGELSKASAAIADVRSEVDKLADRVAALQVAVNGGTNVEDKEFVVSTELLMRQLLKLDSIDAEGEAKLQRKAEVSI